GCATATTCTTCTAGTGCGCGCCCAAAAAACTCCTCACTTCACTCCAAAGcaacatatatgcatatacaaATAAGCTGGTgggcgtgtgtgtgtgtatatacataGGCATGTATATATAATCGTCTCCCAGCTAGCTATAATTTCAAACCAACTAATTAATCAAGAACGCTGTAATCCCAGCCTAGGTTAATAATATCCATGGCGGTGACATTGTCCATGTCAGTTCACAAGCTTTCCCTTCTGGGGCTTTTCGTTTTCCTGTTTGGGTGCAGGTGGAGGGGTAGTCTCAGCCATGATTACTCGATCGTGGGGTACTCGCCGGAGGATTTGGGCTCGACGGGGAGGCTGATGGAGCTGTTCGAGGCGTGGATGTCCAAACACGGCAGAGTGTACGAGTGCATGGAGGAGAAGCTGCGGAGGTTCGAGGTGTTCAAGGACAACTTGGTGCACATAGACGAGAGGAACAAGAGGGTGAGCAACTACTGGCTGGGGCTCAATGGGTTTGCGGATTTGAGCCACGAAGAGTTCAAGAGGGATTATTTAGGGTTGAACCCGGTGGGAGGGTTTGAGGAGAGTGGGAGGAGAAGAGAGTCGCCTCATGGGGAATTCACTTATGGGGATTTTGTGGATTTGCCAAAGTCTGTGGATTGGAGGAAGAAGGGAGCTGTGACTGGTGTCAAGAACCAAGGTGGATGTGGTAAGAACAatcctcatctctctctctctctctctctctctctcacacacacacacacacacacatggggTTGTGCTTTTAAGTCGAAGAAAGAATTAAATCAAATAGTTGTTTGATTTGAAGCTTAACAACTATAGGGTGTTAGTGTCACGATAGTGATGTATAGATGAGTTTTCGTGTGAGTCTAGTACAACTTTAGTGGATACCAGTGTTAATATAATATGTTATGATTAGAGAAATCATTTCTTTTAAGACTTTCTCTTTGTGTTATCTTAATTTCTTTCTAATCATGGACGTTCTAACTTTAGTGATTTACTGGCTTTGATTAATCCCGTTTTGTTGAGTTTAAGGAAGGACTGCTCATCTAATTTACAAGTTGTTggtttgtttttaaaaatatgccGTGGTTGGGTAAtcaattgattgattaatttgcTTAATAATTAATagttgttggtttttttttttttttatgtggttCGTCAACTTGTAAAGGGAGTTGCTGGGCATTTTCAACGGTGGCAGCCGTGGAAGGCATAAACAAGATCGTAACGGGAAACCTAACTTCTTTATCGGAGCAAGAACTAGTAGATTGTGATAGAGCATACAACAATGGGTGCAATGGGGGTCTCATGGACTACGCTTTCTCCTTCATTATTAACAATGGCGGCCTTCGTAAGGAAAAAGACTATCCTTATGTCATGGAGGAAGGAAATTGTGTCACCAAGAAGAAGGTACACTTTTGGATTCATATTAAAAATGATCATTTTTTCAGTAATTTGTATGCATACCTTGTCTTTGTACGCATAGAGCTCAACTCCATGCCTAATTATAGAGTTAATTATTTGACACATAAGAATGAGATAGAATtagaagaaatgaaatgaaattttataCCACTCTCCATTCAAATTCTCATCGAAATCCACAAAttaaacataaatatccaaagaACAGTCACGGCACAATACCTACTGAAAtatagagaaagagagggagaaaaTCTTCGTGGCCCATGTTCGGCCTTTTAGCCCAATCAATCAAGTATGGGCCAAAACCTAAGCTAGGCCCGTTAAGCTTATAATAACTCTAGCCAAAGCCCATTTTGGGgttgatttttgaaagggtttCCCAGATGCATGGTTTACAATCTTTTGTATCCCAATCTCGAGTGTACTCTAAAAACATTGTTCGAGATATTTCTCCATCTTGATCGTATGCTATTAAATTTTAACATTTAAGAAAGAAAATCTAttcaaatatgattaaaatttagaaaacaaaaataataatattaatatgtaCTTTTGTTTTAAttcttaatgataatttaatagTTATTACTGATAAATTATTTGCTTAATTAATTTTATGGGGAGCATGCATGCAGGAACCAGTGGTAACAATAAGTGGATACCATGATGTGCCACAGAACAGCGAGGAGAGTCTACTGAAAGCAATAGCGAACCAGCCTATTAGTGTAGCCATTGATGCTTCTGAACGAGACTTCCAATTTTACAGTTcggtaagtatatatatatatatatgtgtgtgtgtgtgtgtgtgtgagaaatATATAatggtggcaaaacgggtcaagATTCAATAGGTGATTCGTGATCTGTCCGTTTAGAACGGATTTGGATTTGAAAGGAGTCAAtccgtttaataaatgggtcaaaCCAAACTCAACCCCCGTTTAATAAACGGATAAGACGGGTTTGGATTGAGTACCCGTCAGGTCACCCATTTATATTAAAaaagatatattttttaattttttaattttttttacttttaaccTTTTAGATAAATCATATGTTATAGTTACAAGCTATACAACTagatttgttgaaaatttgaagAGGGAACAGAACATGAGCgatagattatatttatattggtgttgttctttaaattttaaattgtattttctcaaaaaaacaaaaattaaagagttgttctattttttaaaaattttaagttttttcttaagatattaatatataaaataaatgattaaatgagtaatgcttttttaaaaaaaatattaatttaattttggttaaatgttaaagaaaaaattaaaataaataaattatatatttaaatggGTGTTTAATGGATACCCGTTaatgacccgtttattaaacggatAGGTTTGGATTTATAGGT
The sequence above is a segment of the Malania oleifera isolate guangnan ecotype guangnan chromosome 8, ASM2987363v1, whole genome shotgun sequence genome. Coding sequences within it:
- the LOC131161727 gene encoding cysteine protease XCP2-like — encoded protein: MAVTLSMSVHKLSLLGLFVFLFGCRWRGSLSHDYSIVGYSPEDLGSTGRLMELFEAWMSKHGRVYECMEEKLRRFEVFKDNLVHIDERNKRVSNYWLGLNGFADLSHEEFKRDYLGLNPVGGFEESGRRRESPHGEFTYGDFVDLPKSVDWRKKGAVTGVKNQGGCGSCWAFSTVAAVEGINKIVTGNLTSLSEQELVDCDRAYNNGCNGGLMDYAFSFIINNGGLRKEKDYPYVMEEGNCVTKKKEPVVTISGYHDVPQNSEESLLKAIANQPISVAIDASERDFQFYSSGVFDGSCGTQLDHGVAAVGYGTSSDGVDYIIVKNSWGAKWGEKGYIRMRRNTGKAEGLCGINKMASYPTKKK